The proteins below come from a single Persephonella sp. genomic window:
- a CDS encoding TIGR00725 family protein has translation MRLISVIGSSTATPDSDEYKFAYRLGQLIAEKGFGVVCGGRGGIMEAVCKGAKEKGGLTIGIMPSLDGSDANRYVDIKINTGIGFARNPIVVASGELVIAVGGNYGTLSEIAYSLVYGKTILGYKTHKVDGVIEIKKIEDVLEYIK, from the coding sequence TTGAGGCTTATTTCTGTAATTGGTAGTTCAACAGCAACTCCTGATAGTGATGAATATAAATTTGCTTATAGATTAGGGCAATTAATAGCAGAAAAAGGTTTTGGTGTTGTTTGCGGTGGTAGAGGAGGAATAATGGAGGCGGTATGCAAAGGTGCCAAGGAAAAAGGAGGATTAACAATAGGGATAATGCCTTCCTTGGATGGAAGTGATGCTAACAGATATGTAGATATAAAAATAAATACAGGTATAGGATTTGCCAGAAATCCAATTGTAGTAGCTTCCGGGGAACTGGTAATTGCTGTAGGTGGAAATTATGGAACATTGTCAGAAATAGCATACAGCCTTGTTTATGGGAAAACGATTTTAGGTTATAAAACCCATAAAGTTGATGGAGTTATTGAGATAAAAAAGATAGAAGACGTTTTAGAGTATATAAAATAA
- a CDS encoding tetratricopeptide repeat protein, whose product MGKGRKCLLGCISIGLIFLTSCSKPRIIVYDDPLSAKEHNDLAVAYQKKEDLDLAEKEYKKAIARDRNWDIPYFNLGNLYYQKKDYKKAEEYYKKAISINPKNSDALNNLAYLLYLEGRYKEAWEYIQKALKIKQKPEYIDTYNKIKEKIEQN is encoded by the coding sequence ATGGGAAAAGGCAGGAAATGTTTACTTGGTTGTATATCAATAGGGCTGATATTTTTAACTTCTTGCAGTAAGCCCAGAATTATAGTTTATGATGACCCTTTATCAGCAAAGGAACATAATGACCTTGCGGTTGCTTATCAGAAAAAAGAGGATTTAGACCTTGCAGAAAAGGAATATAAAAAGGCAATAGCAAGAGATAGGAACTGGGATATTCCTTATTTTAATCTGGGAAATCTTTATTATCAGAAAAAAGATTACAAAAAGGCAGAGGAATATTATAAAAAAGCAATTTCAATAAATCCAAAGAACTCCGACGCTTTAAATAACCTTGCGTATCTACTTTATCTGGAAGGAAGATACAAGGAAGCATGGGAGTATATCCAGAAAGCCCTTAAAATAAAACAAAAACCTGAGTATATAGATACATACAACAAGATTAAGGAAAAAATTGAACAGAATTAA
- a CDS encoding C39 family peptidase: MIRILPVLLVVFFAFGKVLDVPFVKQQSGFCGPAALSSVFQYYGKNISQEEIGKKVYIPKLKGALITDLQNFAREKGFKTILKKGNIEEIKKYIDKDIPVIVLVDLGFWVISKPHYIVVVGYDKDGFIVHTGYKKFQKINYRKFKKIWEKAGNVYLVVYQ; encoded by the coding sequence TTGATAAGAATATTACCTGTTTTACTTGTTGTATTTTTTGCATTTGGTAAAGTTTTAGATGTTCCTTTTGTTAAACAGCAGTCGGGTTTTTGTGGGCCCGCCGCCCTTTCTTCTGTTTTTCAGTATTATGGAAAAAATATATCCCAGGAAGAAATTGGCAAAAAGGTTTATATTCCTAAACTAAAAGGAGCTCTGATAACTGACCTGCAAAATTTTGCCAGAGAAAAGGGCTTTAAAACTATTTTGAAGAAGGGTAATATTGAAGAGATAAAAAAGTATATTGATAAGGATATACCTGTTATTGTCCTTGTTGATTTAGGCTTTTGGGTAATATCAAAGCCCCATTATATTGTCGTAGTAGGATATGATAAAGATGGATTTATTGTTCACACCGGATATAAAAAATTTCAAAAAATAAACTACAGGAAATTTAAAAAGATATGGGAAAAGGCAGGAAATGTTTACTTGGTTGTATATCAATAG
- a CDS encoding PA2779 family protein, with amino-acid sequence MIKKVAHPVIVLAVAVYFIFLQTSPAIAGMVGSVMSDGTTQVQSLRDMEINKIQRALENQLVREKLRAYGLTPEEVNKELANMSDEQIHMLAQASDKVLAGGDIFGAIIAVLIIVLLIVLILKLLGKEIIIA; translated from the coding sequence ATGATAAAGAAAGTAGCACATCCAGTTATAGTTCTTGCTGTGGCAGTTTATTTTATATTCCTGCAAACTTCCCCTGCTATCGCCGGTATGGTTGGTTCTGTAATGTCTGACGGAACAACGCAGGTTCAGTCCCTTAGAGATATGGAAATTAACAAAATTCAGCGTGCCCTTGAAAACCAGCTTGTAAGGGAAAAGCTCAGAGCCTATGGGCTTACACCAGAAGAAGTTAATAAGGAACTGGCTAATATGTCAGATGAACAGATTCACATGTTGGCACAGGCTTCAGACAAAGTTCTTGCCGGCGGTGATATATTCGGTGCAATCATAGCTGTTTTAATAATTGTGCTTTTAATTGTTTTAATACTTAAACTTCTTGGAAAAGAAATAATCATAGCTTGA
- a CDS encoding IS200/IS605 family accessory protein TnpB-related protein translates to MITLQCKLTFENEKGKQKLFELMRQFSSCHRYTYNRLLEGHKRKELKKHLQKVFNLNSRYCDDAIHKAQNLINSCKERGQSPRKVIFGGRKLFEKLSKRHLNGEQREKLEQKWQERRKGYLYSRGDRAKKGNLNTRIIIEKEGLRLRINTGERDWITANIKRAVNKENDKWTEFIARLLGAEETGEYFSYSVEIRQINGQIYAFISFEEKLPEEPIITKKEGIIGIDINAKPFHIALATIKPDGNLQAVNKISLHNLINKTKNQREYQSWQIAHQVVETATVQNKAIAIEKLDTIPKGNKGDGRKKLRKIKQQWIYRGILEKIKTVAKREGIEVIEVNPAYTSIIGMLKYAPQYSLDKDTAGAFVIARKGLGFKEELPKHYENLISDEEYLQHAINKIEQERLKTKEKLNIEKNQYKKEPLKKKLKELNKQIKILQSLNSEPQTLEPVNQRKEQVRDYSRSSYKLWQVVKVALTIPVLGKSVPRDLSPLKPILVEGDWDRVVSRLVPVA, encoded by the coding sequence ATGATAACCCTACAATGCAAGCTAACTTTCGAAAACGAAAAAGGCAAACAAAAACTATTTGAACTGATGAGACAATTTTCATCCTGCCATAGATACACATATAACAGATTACTGGAAGGACACAAAAGAAAAGAGCTAAAAAAACACTTACAAAAAGTGTTTAACCTAAACAGTAGATACTGCGATGATGCAATACACAAAGCCCAAAATCTCATAAATTCCTGCAAAGAAAGAGGACAAAGCCCAAGAAAAGTAATATTCGGAGGCAGGAAACTATTTGAGAAACTAAGCAAAAGACACCTAAATGGAGAGCAAAGAGAAAAACTGGAACAAAAATGGCAAGAGCGAAGAAAAGGATACTTATACTCAAGAGGAGACAGGGCTAAAAAAGGTAACTTAAACACAAGAATAATAATTGAAAAAGAAGGATTAAGACTAAGAATAAATACAGGAGAAAGAGACTGGATAACAGCAAACATAAAAAGAGCAGTAAACAAAGAAAATGACAAATGGACAGAGTTTATTGCAAGATTATTGGGAGCAGAAGAAACAGGAGAATATTTTTCTTACTCAGTAGAGATAAGACAAATAAACGGACAAATTTACGCATTTATAAGCTTTGAGGAAAAACTACCAGAAGAGCCAATAATAACAAAAAAAGAAGGAATAATAGGAATAGACATAAACGCAAAACCATTTCATATAGCCCTTGCAACCATAAAACCGGATGGAAATCTACAGGCAGTAAACAAAATATCCCTACACAATTTAATAAACAAAACAAAGAACCAAAGAGAATACCAAAGCTGGCAGATAGCCCATCAGGTAGTAGAAACAGCGACAGTGCAAAACAAAGCAATAGCAATAGAGAAATTAGACACAATACCAAAAGGGAACAAAGGAGATGGAAGAAAAAAATTAAGAAAAATCAAACAGCAGTGGATATACAGAGGGATACTTGAGAAAATAAAGACAGTAGCAAAAAGAGAAGGGATAGAGGTAATAGAAGTAAATCCAGCATACACATCAATAATAGGAATGCTAAAATATGCACCCCAATATAGTTTAGATAAAGACACAGCAGGAGCATTTGTAATAGCAAGAAAAGGATTAGGATTTAAGGAAGAACTGCCAAAACACTATGAAAATCTAATATCAGATGAGGAATACTTGCAACATGCAATAAACAAAATAGAACAAGAAAGACTAAAGACAAAAGAAAAACTAAATATAGAGAAAAACCAATACAAGAAAGAACCTTTAAAAAAGAAATTAAAAGAGCTAAACAAACAAATAAAGATATTGCAAAGCCTTAACAGTGAGCCACAGACCCTAGAGCCTGTAAACCAAAGGAAGGAACAGGTGAGGGACTACTCAAGGAGTAGTTACAAACTGTGGCAAGTTGTTAAGGTAGCCCTCACTATCCCTGTTCTAGGAAAGTCTGTGCCAAGAGACTTATCACCCCTGAAACCTATACTGGTAGAAGGGGATTGGGACAGGGTAGTGAGTCGGTTAGTTCCTGTTGCTTGA
- a CDS encoding KamA family radical SAM protein: MRVLPENHWKKLWNVEEKDWKNWHWQIKNRIKSLSELEKITGKDFSKEKITEKIFKVGTTPYYLSLAKDFSKNDPIFKQIIPDLAEIDETIQSYGSFDPFNEEVLSPVEGLTHRYPDRVLFRATNFCSVYCRHCMRKRIFLEEEKARTYQEYDRMFEYIKNNKNIKEVLISGGDPLTLPNKKLEYILENLYRIEHIDIIRIGSRELVVNPFRFYDEKLLKLFEKYEKIWLVTHFNHPDEITQETKQAVKNIFSTGTPVLNQTVLLKGINDNEKTIESLMRSLLKVKIKPYYLFFCDPTKGVLHFRTSLEKGIKIMEYLRGRVSGLGIPTYAIDLPGGMGKVPLLPDYIIREDENHIIFKNYEGKTVKVSKSYLI; encoded by the coding sequence TTGAGGGTTTTACCTGAAAACCACTGGAAAAAACTATGGAATGTTGAGGAAAAAGACTGGAAAAACTGGCACTGGCAGATTAAAAACAGGATAAAAAGCCTTTCAGAACTTGAGAAAATCACAGGAAAAGATTTTTCAAAAGAAAAAATAACAGAAAAAATTTTTAAAGTCGGAACTACTCCCTATTATCTAAGCCTTGCAAAAGATTTTTCAAAAAATGACCCAATATTCAAACAGATAATACCTGACCTTGCAGAAATAGATGAAACAATCCAATCCTACGGTAGTTTTGACCCTTTTAATGAAGAAGTCTTAAGTCCGGTTGAAGGATTAACCCATAGGTATCCTGATAGGGTTTTGTTCAGGGCTACAAATTTTTGTTCTGTTTATTGCCGACATTGTATGAGAAAAAGAATTTTCCTTGAAGAAGAAAAGGCAAGGACTTATCAGGAATATGACCGTATGTTTGAGTATATTAAAAACAACAAAAATATAAAAGAAGTGCTTATCTCAGGGGGAGACCCTTTAACTCTGCCTAATAAAAAACTTGAGTATATTCTGGAAAATCTTTATAGGATTGAGCATATAGACATAATCAGAATAGGAAGTCGGGAACTTGTTGTTAATCCATTTAGATTTTACGATGAAAAACTTCTCAAGCTTTTTGAAAAATATGAAAAAATCTGGCTTGTAACCCATTTTAACCATCCTGATGAAATCACACAGGAAACAAAACAGGCTGTAAAAAATATATTTTCTACAGGAACACCTGTTTTAAACCAAACGGTTTTACTCAAAGGCATTAATGATAATGAAAAAACAATAGAAAGTCTTATGAGAAGCCTTTTAAAAGTAAAGATTAAACCCTATTATCTATTTTTCTGTGACCCGACAAAAGGAGTTCTCCATTTTAGAACTTCTCTGGAAAAAGGCATAAAAATAATGGAGTATCTAAGGGGAAGGGTTTCCGGTCTTGGAATACCAACTTATGCAATAGACCTTCCCGGTGGTATGGGAAAAGTTCCTCTGCTTCCTGATTACATTATTAGAGAAGATGAAAATCATATAATTTTCAAAAATTATGAAGGAAAAACAGTAAAAGTGAGCAAATCTTATCTGATATAA
- a CDS encoding alanine--glyoxylate aminotransferase family protein yields the protein MLIKERLFTPGPVPLPPQVIKALGQQIIHHRTPEFTQIFNDVRQKLQKLLKTERDVIMFASSGTGAMEASVLNFFKKKDKVLVINAGKFGQRWKELGTTFELNVIDYQIEWGKTYSKEKIEEIVKENPDIKGIFVQQSETSTTTYHDVKFLGEISKKLDDCLLVVDGITSVGVYEVYPEEIGIDVLVTGSQKALMLPPGLAVLYFSEKAEKRLSTSDIPKYYFDVAKEAKKQENGQTAYTPAINLIIALNESLNLILDEGLPQLAKRHEIMAEATREAVKEIGLKLLSESPANSATGVYAPEGINADDLRKQLLKIGFRVAGGQDHLKGKIFRIAHMGYFDFNDVIQVIAGLELALAKVGYPVELGKGVKKAQEIILKNI from the coding sequence ATGTTAATAAAAGAAAGATTGTTTACACCGGGACCTGTTCCATTACCACCACAGGTTATCAAAGCACTGGGACAGCAGATAATTCACCACAGAACACCAGAATTTACACAAATTTTCAACGATGTTCGCCAGAAACTCCAGAAATTACTTAAAACTGAAAGAGATGTTATTATGTTTGCCTCCTCAGGCACAGGGGCAATGGAAGCTTCAGTTCTAAATTTCTTTAAGAAAAAGGATAAAGTTCTTGTTATAAATGCTGGTAAATTCGGCCAGAGATGGAAAGAGCTTGGAACAACTTTTGAGCTTAATGTTATTGATTATCAGATAGAATGGGGAAAAACATATAGCAAAGAAAAAATTGAAGAAATTGTAAAAGAAAACCCTGACATAAAAGGAATTTTTGTTCAACAATCAGAAACTTCAACAACAACATACCACGACGTTAAGTTTTTAGGAGAAATATCTAAAAAGCTTGATGATTGTCTTCTTGTAGTTGATGGCATTACATCAGTCGGAGTTTATGAAGTTTATCCTGAAGAGATAGGCATAGATGTCCTTGTAACAGGTTCACAAAAGGCCTTAATGCTTCCACCGGGACTTGCTGTTTTGTATTTTAGTGAAAAAGCAGAAAAAAGACTTTCAACAAGCGATATTCCTAAATACTACTTTGATGTTGCAAAGGAAGCAAAAAAACAGGAAAACGGCCAGACAGCATACACACCGGCAATAAATCTAATCATTGCTTTAAACGAGAGCCTTAACCTTATACTTGATGAAGGGCTGCCGCAGCTTGCAAAAAGACATGAAATTATGGCAGAAGCCACAAGGGAAGCTGTTAAAGAAATAGGCCTTAAGCTTCTGTCAGAAAGTCCTGCAAACTCTGCAACAGGAGTTTATGCACCTGAAGGAATAAATGCAGATGATTTGAGAAAACAGCTGCTTAAGATAGGATTTAGAGTTGCAGGTGGACAAGACCATCTAAAAGGTAAAATATTCAGAATTGCCCACATGGGATACTTTGATTTTAATGATGTTATTCAGGTTATCGCCGGTCTTGAGCTTGCTTTGGCAAAAGTTGGTTATCCGGTTGAATTAGGTAAAGGTGTCAAAAAAGCACAGGAAATAATTCTCAAAAATATATAA
- the pspA gene encoding phosphoserine phosphatase PspA, which yields MAVRIIYVRHAESLWNPIGKYQGRLDPELSERGHKQAQLLALTLKKYSPTALYTSPLKRTYMTAEYIAKELGLEINIDEDIIEIDHGEWSGMLVEEVKEKYPDMFRQWLYEPETIKFPHGETLVDVYNRVKRFQEKMLEKHDGETVIAVSHTVPIRASFVAGLDIPLSKFWSFGCDNASYSILDYDKVRPILYKLNNTYFLGDLFIPALDAL from the coding sequence GTGGCAGTAAGAATTATATATGTCAGACATGCAGAAAGTTTATGGAACCCAATCGGGAAATATCAGGGAAGATTAGACCCTGAATTATCAGAAAGGGGACACAAACAGGCACAGCTTCTTGCTTTAACACTGAAGAAATACTCTCCAACCGCTTTATATACAAGTCCGCTTAAAAGAACATATATGACAGCTGAATATATTGCAAAAGAGCTGGGACTGGAAATAAATATTGATGAGGATATTATTGAGATAGACCATGGGGAATGGTCTGGAATGCTTGTTGAAGAAGTTAAAGAAAAATATCCAGACATGTTCCGCCAGTGGCTTTATGAACCGGAAACAATAAAATTTCCCCACGGGGAAACCCTTGTTGATGTTTATAACAGGGTAAAAAGATTTCAGGAAAAAATGCTTGAAAAACATGATGGAGAAACAGTTATAGCAGTTTCCCATACAGTTCCAATCAGAGCCTCATTTGTCGCAGGACTGGATATTCCACTTTCAAAATTCTGGAGTTTTGGGTGTGATAATGCATCTTACTCAATACTTGATTATGACAAGGTCAGACCAATTCTTTATAAACTGAACAACACATACTTTTTAGGTGATTTATTTATACCTGCATTAGATGCACTATAA
- the hisZ gene encoding ATP phosphoribosyltransferase regulatory subunit yields the protein MDIEIPAGVKVFNRAETYQLNTIINKITNTFEKWAYEEIKLPVFEYFNVHKKALDENIAGKSFKIVDRTTGDILSLRADFTAQIARYFSSLKRKELPKRYYYKGSIFRYSPPKTGDLWEIFQTGIELIGSDRLEADAEVITIACNALSNIGIKDFQIDLNNIKIFTGLKNILHLSEKEYQQFMQFIKNREIFNLKKFVSRYETSQEIKEFIVNIPKYQGGLKLIQGLKKFVSNYPQLLEPLEELENIYNILTEYGVADNVVFDLGEPREFSYYTGIVFEIFIKNFSKSIGQGGRYNNLISRYNGDIPATGFAFYVLNIWQYAKENKLLEEKKLKDFFIIDLTPDKKAAYQIGKALREKGYIVGRDIIDRDYKESLKFAFNNRYKKAIIIGLDTDPKTVYIYSTPEKYEKIKIQDLLEKI from the coding sequence ATGGATATAGAAATTCCTGCCGGTGTTAAAGTTTTTAATCGGGCTGAAACCTACCAGCTAAACACCATAATAAACAAAATAACTAACACTTTTGAAAAATGGGCTTATGAGGAGATAAAACTACCTGTTTTTGAGTATTTTAATGTCCACAAAAAAGCCCTTGATGAAAATATAGCAGGTAAAAGCTTTAAAATTGTTGATAGAACAACAGGGGATATTCTGTCTTTAAGGGCTGATTTTACAGCCCAGATTGCAAGATATTTTTCCTCCCTAAAAAGAAAAGAGCTACCTAAAAGATACTACTACAAAGGAAGCATTTTCCGTTATTCTCCGCCGAAAACAGGGGATTTATGGGAGATATTCCAGACAGGTATTGAACTGATTGGCTCAGACAGACTTGAGGCGGATGCAGAGGTTATAACAATAGCCTGTAATGCTTTAAGCAATATCGGAATTAAAGATTTCCAGATAGACCTGAATAATATAAAAATTTTCACTGGTTTAAAAAATATTCTCCACCTATCAGAAAAGGAATACCAGCAGTTTATGCAGTTTATAAAAAACAGGGAAATATTTAATCTAAAAAAATTTGTTTCCCGATATGAAACCTCGCAAGAAATAAAAGAGTTTATTGTAAATATTCCAAAATATCAGGGTGGATTAAAACTTATACAGGGTTTAAAGAAATTTGTATCCAATTATCCCCAGCTTTTAGAACCACTTGAAGAGCTTGAGAATATATACAATATTCTTACAGAATATGGAGTAGCAGACAACGTTGTTTTTGACCTTGGGGAACCAAGGGAGTTTTCATACTACACAGGAATTGTTTTTGAGATTTTTATAAAAAATTTCTCTAAATCTATAGGACAGGGTGGTAGATATAACAACCTAATTTCCAGATATAATGGAGATATTCCTGCTACAGGATTTGCCTTTTATGTTTTGAATATCTGGCAGTATGCAAAAGAAAACAAACTGCTGGAAGAAAAGAAGCTTAAAGACTTTTTTATCATTGACCTAACACCTGATAAAAAGGCTGCATATCAGATTGGAAAAGCTTTAAGGGAAAAAGGATATATTGTAGGAAGGGATATAATAGATAGGGATTACAAAGAATCACTGAAATTTGCCTTTAACAACAGATATAAAAAAGCAATAATCATTGGACTGGACACAGACCCAAAAACTGTATATATTTATTCAACCCCTGAAAAATATGAAAAAATAAAAATACAGGATTTACTGGAAAAAATATAG
- a CDS encoding peptidylprolyl isomerase: MKATNNKVVTFHYTLKDKETGEVLDSSQEYGQPLTVLFGAQNIIPGLESRMEGMEAGEKRTIEVPALEAYGEKNPELIQKVPREYFQGIELEKGMPLQAQTPDGQIINMIVVDFDDNEVTVDMNHPLAGKDLVFDVEVVNVRDATLEEIQHGHAHGEGGVHH, from the coding sequence ATGAAGGCTACAAACAACAAAGTGGTAACATTCCACTACACACTCAAGGACAAAGAGACAGGAGAAGTTCTTGACAGCAGTCAGGAGTATGGGCAACCTTTAACTGTTTTATTCGGTGCTCAAAATATCATTCCCGGACTGGAAAGCAGAATGGAAGGTATGGAAGCAGGGGAAAAAAGAACCATTGAAGTTCCTGCTTTAGAGGCTTACGGAGAGAAAAATCCAGAATTAATCCAGAAAGTTCCAAGGGAATACTTCCAGGGAATTGAACTGGAAAAAGGAATGCCTCTTCAGGCTCAAACTCCAGACGGACAAATCATAAATATGATTGTTGTTGATTTTGATGATAATGAAGTTACTGTTGATATGAACCACCCATTAGCCGGAAAAGACCTTGTTTTTGATGTTGAAGTTGTAAATGTTAGAGATGCCACACTTGAAGAAATTCAACACGGACACGCACACGGCGAAGGCGGAGTTCATCATTAA
- a CDS encoding glycerophosphodiester phosphodiesterase, with protein MLILKKLSVKPFAIIGHRGAKGVKPENTIAAIEYGIKSGADIVEVDIRKTKDGQLILLHDKDFKRLTGRAIPPSQVDFDFIRGNITIEGEPVATLDEALQTVNGKSGLFIEIKELETTQDIVNKVFEHSAQEWVAFISFYEEALEQVKQIDNSLVTGLIYMRPPGKILEAKDINCEFVLPYYKLATEKAIRFAHRLKLKVVSWIINDKETAEIFAERGSDGIATDYPDLMVRWREEIKRGL; from the coding sequence ATGCTTATTCTAAAAAAGCTTTCTGTGAAACCTTTTGCAATTATTGGACATAGAGGCGCAAAAGGGGTAAAGCCTGAAAATACAATTGCAGCCATTGAGTATGGAATAAAATCCGGAGCTGATATTGTTGAGGTAGATATTAGAAAAACAAAAGATGGGCAGCTTATTTTATTACATGATAAAGATTTTAAAAGGCTAACAGGTAGGGCTATTCCACCTTCACAAGTGGATTTTGATTTTATAAGGGGAAATATAACCATTGAGGGAGAACCTGTTGCTACCCTTGATGAGGCTTTACAGACGGTTAACGGAAAATCAGGTTTGTTCATAGAAATCAAAGAGCTTGAAACAACACAGGATATTGTAAATAAAGTTTTTGAACACTCTGCACAGGAATGGGTGGCTTTTATCTCTTTTTATGAGGAAGCACTTGAGCAGGTAAAACAGATAGATAATTCCCTTGTAACAGGATTAATCTATATGAGACCTCCGGGAAAAATACTTGAGGCCAAGGATATAAATTGTGAATTTGTTTTGCCTTACTATAAACTTGCCACAGAAAAGGCAATTAGATTTGCCCACAGGCTAAAGCTAAAGGTTGTATCATGGATTATAAATGACAAAGAAACTGCCGAGATTTTTGCAGAAAGGGGCAGTGATGGAATAGCAACCGATTATCCTGACCTTATGGTTAGATGGAGAGAAGAGATTAAAAGGGGCTTGTAA
- a CDS encoding copper-translocating P-type ATPase translates to MVFSLEFFKLPFLEKPLIQSNEFLNLKNVLSLIFASIVQFGAGWEFYRSAIGGLKNRIADMNLLIVIGTSAAYFYSVFVIFFPFLFPENMRSTYFGGAAAIITFVLLGRYLESRSRNKATGFLRKLLKLKPQKALIIVDGKETVIPADSIVVGDIVVVKAGERVPVDGVVIEGSGEIDQSILTGESLPVLKKTGDTVLGGSLLVDGYILIKATKTGKDAFISQLAKLVSQAQEKKPPVGRLADKVVAVFVPAILIISILTFDIWYLMDKPDIAFLSSVSVLIIACPCALGIATPIAIVVAVSKGAKEKILIKNPEIIEGIKDITVAIFDKTGTITEGKLSVIEEKIFDKQLLKYAYPALKNSNHPVAKAVLEKIPEYEAKPESFKSVSGKGIIAMIEGKNVIAGNQAFLKEHGFVIKENSKKTELLIAVDDKLVAVFYLSDNLKPEAKTVLNKLKEKGIKTVLLTGDKEEVARGICAEAGFDECFAQLKPEDKYRIVKELQQKGEKVMFIGDGINDAPAMASSNVGIAVVQATDITKETGDILLLKNELNLVLKAINLSSFSMNVIKQNLFWAFIYNVIGIPVAAGILYPVAGILLKPVIAGVAMSFSSVSVVLNALRINNTRLGD, encoded by the coding sequence TTGGTATTTTCCCTTGAATTTTTTAAACTGCCTTTTCTGGAAAAGCCTCTAATCCAGTCAAATGAATTTTTAAACCTGAAAAATGTCCTTTCCCTGATATTTGCCTCTATTGTCCAGTTTGGGGCAGGCTGGGAGTTTTACAGGTCTGCAATAGGTGGTCTGAAAAACAGAATTGCCGATATGAACCTGCTTATTGTTATAGGGACTTCTGCTGCTTATTTTTATTCGGTTTTTGTTATATTCTTTCCTTTCCTTTTTCCTGAGAATATGAGGTCAACTTATTTTGGCGGTGCAGCTGCTATTATCACATTTGTTTTACTTGGCAGATATCTAGAAAGCCGTTCCAGAAATAAGGCAACAGGATTTTTGAGAAAACTCCTTAAACTAAAACCCCAAAAAGCATTAATAATTGTAGATGGAAAAGAGACAGTGATTCCTGCTGATAGTATAGTAGTTGGAGATATTGTTGTGGTGAAAGCCGGCGAAAGGGTTCCTGTTGATGGCGTAGTTATTGAGGGTTCCGGAGAGATTGACCAGTCAATTCTCACAGGGGAAAGCCTGCCTGTTTTGAAAAAAACAGGGGATACAGTCTTAGGCGGTAGTCTTCTTGTTGATGGATATATATTAATCAAAGCCACAAAAACAGGAAAAGATGCATTTATATCCCAGCTGGCAAAACTGGTGTCACAGGCACAAGAAAAAAAACCACCTGTTGGAAGACTTGCTGACAAGGTTGTGGCAGTTTTTGTTCCTGCTATTCTTATTATTTCTATTCTAACTTTTGATATATGGTATTTGATGGATAAACCGGATATAGCATTTTTATCTTCTGTTTCTGTTTTAATCATTGCCTGTCCATGTGCCCTCGGAATTGCTACACCAATTGCCATTGTTGTTGCAGTAAGCAAAGGAGCTAAAGAAAAGATACTGATTAAAAATCCGGAAATTATTGAAGGGATTAAGGATATTACCGTTGCTATTTTTGACAAAACGGGAACAATAACAGAAGGAAAGCTCTCTGTTATAGAAGAAAAAATATTTGATAAACAGCTGTTAAAATATGCTTATCCTGCTTTGAAAAACTCTAACCATCCTGTTGCAAAAGCTGTTTTAGAAAAAATCCCTGAGTATGAGGCAAAACCTGAAAGTTTTAAATCAGTTTCCGGAAAAGGAATTATTGCGATGATTGAAGGAAAAAATGTTATAGCAGGAAATCAAGCTTTCCTAAAAGAACACGGGTTTGTTATTAAGGAAAACTCTAAAAAAACAGAGCTCTTAATAGCTGTTGATGATAAACTTGTTGCTGTTTTTTATCTTAGCGATAACCTCAAACCTGAAGCAAAGACTGTTTTAAATAAATTAAAAGAAAAAGGGATAAAAACTGTTTTACTAACAGGGGATAAAGAAGAAGTAGCAAGGGGAATATGTGCTGAAGCCGGCTTTGATGAATGCTTTGCCCAGCTAAAACCTGAGGATAAATACAGAATTGTGAAGGAACTGCAACAGAAAGGTGAGAAGGTAATGTTTATCGGGGACGGAATAAATGATGCTCCTGCAATGGCATCTTCAAACGTTGGAATAGCCGTTGTTCAGGCAACAGATATAACAAAAGAAACAGGTGATATTCTACTTTTGAAAAATGAGCTAAATTTAGTTTTAAAGGCAATAAATCTTTCTTCGTTTAGTATGAATGTTATAAAACAAAATCTGTTCTGGGCATTTATTTATAACGTTATCGGGATACCTGTTGCAGCGGGAATTTTATATCCTGTGGCAGGAATACTGCTTAAGCCTGTTATTGCAGGGGTTGCAATGTCTTTTAGCTCTGTGAGTGTTGTTTTGAATGCCCTTAGAATAAATAATACCAGATTAGGAGATTGA